The Pecten maximus chromosome 6, xPecMax1.1, whole genome shotgun sequence DNA window CTTACCAAGGGACTAACCTTTGAGTTAACGATTCTTACATGAAAACTGTGGCACCTGTATAGTATACATAGTTTATTgcacaagtaaaaaaaaaggcACAGTTCTAATGTGAGGTGGTTTGTGGTAGGTGTACCTCTGTAACAGTGTTACTTCTCATGGCAGGAAGTCATGGTAGATCATATCTATCGTAAGTAATTTGGCTATGTGACAGTTTTCATTTCAGAATTAATAATCCTTGGGGATCAGGAACATGCGTACATCATAACAtttttaacaagagatccccgagggatcttggcgcccaccactGAATGATCTATATCAGTCAAATAATTGACCTATCTTTGATCTTATTTTACCTTCTTTCACTCttctttaaaaacatttattaactTTATATCTTTATATGACACTATATAGCAGGAGCAACCAACAATTGTCAAATCTCAttattactttctgagaaatataacGGTaaaaagaattgtttacggaggtACTGAGGGATGGAGGGACAACGACCATGGACGCACAGCGATTTGAATAGtgcaccatctgatgatggtgggcttaaAATACCagtaaaaacataataaaaaatctaaaaacaaatctGAATAAAAGCattgtatacctggtaattgttATACAATTACTGTGTACCTGGTAATTATAATACAATCATTAATTGTGTACCTGGTAATtgttatataatcaatgtaCCTGGTACATTCCATTATTACACATTATTCCATTAGATTTAGATCCGTACAGgtactgtatacaaagtaaAATAGCGACAAAAGTAGACACAATACTGTTAGACTGAAGGTCTCTTTAGACAGgttatatgtacactgtaccattAATGTTAGACTGAAGGTCTTGTTAGACAGGTTATATGTACCATTAATTGCCACAAACTACCTGGAGGCTGTGTTGTGTATCCATGTTTCCTTTTGGTTTTTAAACCTTCTTCTGGCTATTACGTCTAccggttgattttttttattaaatttaactTGAAAACTTTTGCTGATAAagtacataacattaaaaatTTCATTCTTTTCCTGATCAACATTTAATGTTGAACATTAATTTTGCATCCAAAATTCAAGTATTCTGGACCATCTGGATCAACGTCCTGGACCATCTGGATCAACATCCTGGACCATCTGGATCAACGTCCTGGACTATCTGGATCAACATCCTGGACCATCTGGATCAACGTCCTGGACCATCTGGATCAACATCCTGGACCATCTGGATCAACATCCTGGACCATCTGGATCAACGTCCTGGACCATCTGGATCAACACCATTCCACCAGTTTTCCAGACATCTCCATCTTAAACACTCCTTCACCAACAAAGTTCATCACATTATAAACACGTGATTAAACTGTCTGAGTCTTTACATCCTTGGATCTCATCATTTCTCCTCATCACCTTcttttgtgaccttgacctccactAGACCTTGACCTCTACCAGACCCTGACCTCACTAGACCTTCAGTTTGTTGGACTGTGAGAGGGCTTTGACTTCATCCCAAAGATCCGATTTGTACTCGTCGGAGTAGAGTGATGGCAGTAAGTCCTTCAGGTCAATCTTCTCAAACACGGATAAGTTGTGACTGTGAGGTATGATAAATCACACTCATTATCAtgtataacattttgatattgagCTATGTAATTACTTTGtgttatataaagaaaaattCATGCTTTCCACTATATGAGGAAGCATAAGTACAATTAATTTACAAATCTGAACATGTTTTAAGCATAATCTACTTACAAATCTGGTTGTTTAGCGGAGCCTGCTGGTACAGGATACAAGGCCTCGTACACACGGTCTGGCTCACTACCATGGATAGCAAAGGCATTGAACTTTGTCACACCTCGGGGAAAGTAACTAACAGGGAATACCGCCTCACCGATCCATCGCCCGCTACCCTGGACAGCCACTTTGTACTGACAGGGCAACTCTTTCTGTATagccaaaattttaaaatcaaatgtaaCTATATTTATGACAATAGTTCACACATCTAAATAAGCATATAAACTTTAATTACCTCAACAGcttttatattcaataaaaaaagtATCTATGCAAGCTTGGATATCAAGCATTTTTAAAGCTAATTGAATTTTGACAGATTTATTCTTGGAATcacaatgtaaaaataaaacctAGTTTACTCAGCTCCGAGTTTACACAATAGATGTAGCTTGTTGATACTGTTTACCTTAACTATATTTCTCACTCCACTCAGAAGCAGATTCAAATGTTGTCCATGTCTGAAAAAATATATGAAGACaacatattaataaatataagcaCTCATCAATACTCCCCCAAGACTGTGTAACCATGTACTCACTATTAAGGTATATCTATATGGCTATTAAGGTATATCTATATGGCTATTAAGGTATATCTTTACGGCTATTAAGGTATATCTATACGGCTATTAAGGTATATCTGTATGGCTATTAAGGTATATCTATACGGCTATTAAGGTATATCTATATGGCTATTAAGGTATATCTATATGGCTATTAAGGTATATCTATATGGCTATTAAGGTATATCTATATGGCTATTAAGGTATATCTATATGGCTATCAAGGTATATCTATATGGCTATTAAGGTATATCTATATGACTATTAAGGTATATCTATATGACTATcaatgtgtacatgtgttaaaacacatttttaattgaaaagtttcaatgtcatatttcatcaaaaattaagtacaatgtaattatacaCAAATTAAGTCATTAAGTCGTGATAGTGAGAATAAGTCACAAAGTCTTGATACTGAGAATAAGTCACTATGTCTTGATAGTGAGAATAAGTCACAAAGTCTTGATACTGAGAATAAGTCACAATGTCTTGATACTGAGAATAAGTCACAAAGTCTTGTTACTGAGAATAAGTCACAATGTCTTGTTACTGAGAATAAGTCACAATGTATTGATACTGAGAATAAGTCACAAAGTCTTGATACTGAGAATAAGTCACAAAGTCTTGTTACTGAGAATAAGTCACAAAGTCTTCATACTGAGAATAAGTCACGAAGTCTTGATACTGAGAATAACCCACAAAGTCTTGATACTGAGAATAAGTCACAAAGTCTTGATACTGAGAATAAGTCACAAAGTCTTGATACTGAGAATAAGTCACAAAGTCTTCATACTGAGAATAAGTCACAAAGTCTTCATACTGAGAATAAGTCACAAAGCCTTCATACTGAGAATAAGTCACAAAGTCTTGATACTGAGAATAAGTCACAAAGTCTAGATACTGAGAATAAGTCACAAAGTCTTGATACTGAGAATAGCTACTAAGAGTAgacacaaaaatgtaaacagaAGGTGTTGATAGCCTTTATCTATCATCTTGATGATGTTCAAAATTCTGTTTGCTCTTACTTACCAGGAAAACCGAGACATCTGATTCACATTGAGAATTATAATTTATTGTTCAAACTTGTATAAACTTTGAAAGGTCTTACGTGTGATGAGAGTTCTAATATATTGTTCTAACTTGATCTGAACCCTAATCAGACATTTTACTTACGGTGAGAGTTCTATTTCCAGATAGTCACCATCATCATTCAGGAAGAAGGCTTCAACAACtggaaaggggagataatcaatatTGCCATTAACTTGGTTTATCATTGTTATCTGATCACAGGGAGGTAATATATCCCAGGTGAAGCACCAGGACAGGTACTCCAGTCATACTGTCATTATTAAGTGTTGAGGTTTGTAtcacattaaaatgaaaaaaaaaaataaatgaaatcaattaatttttcaatatcctttaattttgttttgtaatcCAGCCTTGAAATTGCATATTTTCTAGGGAGATAACCATTATTTCActctaaaaacaaaatttggaATATAGAGTGATTCATCagggaaatacatgtatgtaacaggTAAGTGTAACGGTACACTATCTAAAGTTATTGATACTGAGATGGGCATAATCACCTTCATGGTTCCACAGCTCCCAGCATGCAGTACCCGGCTCTGTAGAAGGTACAGGCTTGTCATCAAAGAATTCAGCATCAACACTGATACGTAATGAGTTCCCGTCATCGGTGGAGGTCAGCGTCAGTTTGGCCGGGCGGTACTTGATCCCGAGTGGTTCACCGTTCCAGGTCGTATTGATGCAGAAGGTCAAGGACTTTTCACTGAGAATCTCGTCCCACAGCTCTGACTTGTACTGGTCAGTGTAGTTATTAGGGAGGATGCTCCGCATGTCAATCGGCTCAAAAACAGATAGGTTATG harbors:
- the LOC117328749 gene encoding uncharacterized protein LOC117328749 encodes the protein MEYCITKTWDGRNLSGEYDPVRMTLSTASNGEDLNIHVDAPFFGDQPVPPNGKPGEPCFELWLYEVVEAFFLNDNDDYLEIELSPYGQHFNLVLHGEMNLVRKELPCTFTASIQGNRWMGDAVFPAAYFPKCVTKFNAFAMHGPQPNRVYEALYPVPTGKFELPYFHNLSVFEPIDMRSILPNNYTDQYKSELWDEILSEKSLTFCINTTWNGEPLGIKYRPAKLTLTSTDDGNSLRISVDAEFFDDKPVPSTEPGTACWELWNHEVVEAFFLNDDGDYLEIELSPHGQHLNLLLSGVRNIVKKELPCQYKVAVQGSGRWIGEAVFPVSYFPRGVTKFNAFAIHGSEPDRVYEALYPVPAGSAKQPDFHNLSVFEKIDLKDLLPSLYSDEYKSDLWDEVKALSQSNKLKV